A genomic stretch from Chromatiales bacterium includes:
- a CDS encoding MFS transporter, whose translation MMHHSMDRRRMLAWTLYDWGNSAFATVVMAGFFPLFFRSYWSAGQDSAQITLHLGMANSIGSLVIVLSAPLLGALADQGSFKKRFLSLFALLGIAMTLGLYWVAQGEWLLAAMLYAAASIGFMGANIFYDALLVDVAPRHKYDFVSGLGYAMGYLGGGLLFAFCVYMVLNPADFGFADDAAAVRLSFLLVGIWWLLFTMPLLFLVKETPHATPRAGMVKGGFRQLIDTFHEVRRYREVWWFLLAYWLYIDGVDTIVRMAADYGAALGFSTGDLILALLMIQFIGFPAAIAFGKLGERIGPKTGIYIGLAAYAAITVWGALMTELWEFFAIAVGVGLVQGGVQSLSRSLYARLIPQDKAAEFFGFYNMLGKFAAVAGPFLMGIVGVLTGSPRIAIFSLLVFFILGALLLLKVPERKEQT comes from the coding sequence ATGATGCATCACTCCATGGATCGGCGCCGCATGCTGGCCTGGACGCTCTACGACTGGGGCAATTCCGCCTTTGCCACCGTCGTCATGGCCGGTTTCTTCCCGCTGTTCTTCCGTTCCTACTGGAGCGCAGGACAGGACAGCGCACAGATCACCCTGCACCTGGGCATGGCCAATTCCATCGGCAGCCTGGTGATCGTGCTCAGCGCCCCCCTCCTCGGTGCGCTGGCCGACCAGGGCAGCTTCAAGAAACGCTTCCTGAGCCTCTTCGCCCTGCTCGGTATTGCCATGACGCTCGGTCTCTACTGGGTGGCACAGGGCGAGTGGCTGCTTGCCGCCATGCTCTATGCCGCCGCCAGCATCGGCTTCATGGGCGCGAACATCTTCTACGATGCACTGCTGGTCGACGTGGCCCCGCGTCACAAGTACGACTTCGTCTCCGGTCTGGGTTATGCCATGGGCTATCTCGGCGGCGGCCTCCTGTTCGCCTTCTGCGTCTACATGGTGCTCAATCCCGCCGACTTCGGTTTTGCGGACGATGCCGCGGCCGTACGCCTGTCCTTCCTGCTGGTGGGCATCTGGTGGCTGCTGTTCACGATGCCGCTGCTCTTCCTTGTGAAGGAGACGCCACACGCCACGCCGCGTGCGGGCATGGTCAAGGGGGGCTTTCGCCAGCTGATCGATACCTTCCACGAGGTGCGGCGTTATCGCGAGGTCTGGTGGTTCCTGCTGGCCTACTGGCTCTACATCGACGGTGTCGACACCATCGTGCGCATGGCGGCCGACTATGGCGCGGCGCTCGGATTCTCCACCGGTGACCTGATTCTCGCCCTGCTGATGATCCAGTTCATCGGTTTCCCCGCCGCCATCGCCTTCGGCAAGCTCGGCGAGCGTATCGGGCCGAAGACCGGCATCTACATCGGCCTGGCCGCCTATGCCGCGATCACGGTCTGGGGCGCGCTCATGACCGAGCTCTGGGAGTTCTTCGCCATTGCGGTTGGCGTCGGCCTGGTACAGGGTGGCGTGCAGTCGCTCAGCCGTTCGCTCTACGCGCGCCTCATTCCGCAGGACAAGGCCGCCGAGTTCTTCGGCTTCTACAACATGCTGGGCAAGTTCGCGGCCGTGGCGGGTCCTTTCCTCATGGGCATAGTCGGCGTGCTCACCGGCAGTCCGCGCATCGCCATCTTCTCCCTGCTTGTGTTCTTCATCCTCGGCGCGCTACTGTTGCTCAAGGTACCCGAACGCAAGGAGCAGACGTGA
- a CDS encoding DUF2970 domain-containing protein: MNDERRQESVGFLGTLKSVLSAFFGVQSESNRARDFEKGNPVHFIAIALIATVGFVLVMWGIVSVVLGLATG; the protein is encoded by the coding sequence ATGAACGACGAGCGTCGCCAGGAATCGGTCGGTTTTCTCGGTACGCTGAAGAGCGTGCTGTCGGCCTTCTTCGGCGTGCAGAGCGAGTCCAACCGTGCGCGCGATTTCGAGAAGGGCAATCCCGTACATTTCATCGCCATCGCGCTCATCGCGACCGTCGGCTTCGTGCTGGTCATGTGGGGAATCGTGAGCGTGGTGCTGGGGCTGGCAACGGGGTAG
- a CDS encoding cytochrome c, protein MHEGLTKAAARNIFYGGSLFFFLLFVGLTAHSHLYIVNTSTDREGLTESVRHGKEVWEKNNCINCHTILGEGAYFAPELGNVWTRFGGRENPEAARAAIAGWMRAMPTGAPGRRQMPYFDLSDEEMDALIDFLQWTDSIDTQNWPPHRSG, encoded by the coding sequence ATGCATGAGGGACTCACCAAGGCGGCGGCGCGCAATATCTTCTATGGCGGTTCGCTGTTTTTCTTTCTGCTGTTCGTCGGCCTCACGGCGCACAGCCATCTCTATATCGTCAATACCTCCACGGACCGTGAGGGACTGACCGAGTCGGTACGGCATGGCAAGGAGGTCTGGGAGAAGAACAACTGCATCAACTGCCACACTATCCTCGGCGAGGGCGCCTATTTCGCCCCGGAGCTCGGCAATGTCTGGACCCGTTTCGGCGGCCGGGAGAATCCCGAGGCGGCCCGCGCCGCGATTGCGGGCTGGATGCGTGCCATGCCCACCGGCGCGCCGGGCCGGCGCCAGATGCCGTACTTCGATCTCAGCGACGAGGAGATGGATGCGCTGATCGATTTCCTGCAGTGGACCGACTCCATCGACACACAGAACTGGCCACCCCATCGTTCCGGCTGA
- a CDS encoding cbb3-type cytochrome c oxidase subunit I, with product MKYETQRVAYPFFIVAMALFAAQVSFGLLSGAVFVWPNFLAEAMPFNIMRTSHTNLLVVWLLIGFMGCTYYLMPEEAEQEIYSPRLAYIQLAIFAFAGAAALVGYQFGIHEGREFLEQPTWVKVLITLSFLMFLFNASMTLLRGRKTAINMVLMLGLWLAAIFWLFAFYNPGNLSVDKLYWWYIVHIWVEGVWELIMASLLGYLLIKMTGVDREVIEKWLYVIVGLSLFTGLLGTGHHYYWIGTPGYWQPIGNVFSTLEVVPLFAMVVFAFYMFWKGSRNHPNKAAMLWTLGCATVAFFGAGVWGFMHTLSFINYYTHGTQVTAAHGHLAFYGAYVMLVLAIVSYAMPQLRRVQPYNQVLNMWAFWITTSAMAFMTFTLTFAGVVQTHLQRVMGMGYMEVQEQITMFYIMRFGAGSVVVIGALLFIYAVFGPAREQAPAYASEASVTAD from the coding sequence ATGAAATATGAGACACAGCGGGTGGCTTACCCGTTCTTCATCGTGGCGATGGCGCTGTTCGCGGCCCAGGTCTCGTTCGGCCTGCTGAGTGGCGCCGTCTTCGTCTGGCCCAACTTCCTGGCCGAGGCCATGCCCTTCAACATCATGCGCACCAGCCATACCAACCTCCTGGTGGTGTGGCTGCTGATAGGCTTCATGGGCTGTACCTATTACCTGATGCCCGAGGAGGCCGAGCAGGAGATCTACAGCCCCCGGCTCGCCTACATCCAGCTGGCCATCTTCGCCTTTGCGGGGGCCGCGGCGCTGGTCGGCTACCAGTTCGGCATCCACGAGGGGCGCGAGTTTCTGGAGCAGCCCACCTGGGTGAAGGTGCTCATCACCCTTTCCTTCCTCATGTTCCTGTTCAACGCCAGCATGACCCTGCTCCGGGGGCGAAAGACGGCCATCAACATGGTGCTGATGCTCGGGCTCTGGCTGGCCGCCATCTTCTGGCTGTTCGCCTTCTACAACCCGGGCAACCTGTCGGTGGACAAGCTCTACTGGTGGTACATCGTGCACATCTGGGTGGAGGGGGTCTGGGAACTGATCATGGCCTCGCTGCTCGGCTACCTGCTCATCAAGATGACCGGGGTCGATCGCGAGGTGATCGAGAAGTGGCTTTACGTCATCGTGGGTCTGTCGCTGTTCACGGGGCTGCTGGGCACCGGCCACCATTATTACTGGATCGGCACGCCCGGCTACTGGCAGCCCATCGGCAACGTCTTCTCCACGCTGGAGGTGGTGCCGCTGTTCGCCATGGTGGTGTTCGCCTTCTACATGTTCTGGAAGGGCAGCCGCAACCATCCCAACAAGGCCGCCATGCTCTGGACGCTTGGGTGTGCCACCGTCGCCTTCTTCGGTGCCGGTGTCTGGGGCTTCATGCACACGCTCTCGTTCATCAACTACTACACCCACGGCACCCAGGTCACGGCGGCCCATGGACACCTGGCCTTTTACGGCGCCTACGTGATGCTGGTGCTGGCGATCGTCAGCTATGCCATGCCGCAGCTGCGTCGTGTCCAGCCCTACAATCAGGTGCTGAACATGTGGGCCTTCTGGATCACCACCTCGGCCATGGCCTTCATGACCTTCACCCTGACCTTCGCGGGCGTTGTGCAGACGCATCTGCAGCGCGTGATGGGCATGGGCTACATGGAGGTGCAGGAGCAGATCACCATGTTCTACATCATGCGCTTCGGTGCCGGGTCGGTGGTGGTGATCGGTGCGCTGCTGTTCATCTACGCGGTGTTCGGTCCCGCCCGTGAACAGGCGCCGGCCTATGCCAGTGAGGCATCCGTCACCGCGGACTGA